The genomic DNA AGGTGTAACACTTTTAGAGATAcatatactttttaattaagCCTCTTTTGGAAAGAACAAACGTTATCTGTTCTGCAGGTCTTATCAGATGAGATGAAGAATAATAGGTGTGGTGATGAGATTGAGGGCCATGAGGCTGGAGTCGAAGACGCTGGAATGGGAGACATGGGGGAATGGTTCCAAAACCAAGTATTCAAGTTTCATTCTTTAAAGACTCTTAAAGCCAAATGCACCACGTGTGGCGGACTAGGTCAAGTGGTTTCATCAGCAGTAGCTCCTCTTGACTTGAACCAACAAGTCATGACTTGCTCTTCCTGTAACGGCAATGGAGTGGTGCCTGCTCTTGTTGATGAAACGGATAACTCTCAAAATATTGGACGGGGTTGATTGATTCCTGGCGGTAGCTGATTAAGAATGACAAGAGAAGTGAGGCGGTGACCGGGTGATCTTAGGATGATGATACCTATAACCAATATACTCTACGCTTGCAAGATATCTCCTATAACGATACAATTCTAGGGACAAGAATGAAAGTAGCGGTGGTGATGGCGAAAAAGGGAGTGCAAGTGGAAATACATAAGAGATTGAGCAAAGAGGAGCAGAAACTTATTGAGGAGCTTGCTGATATGAGAAAGAACAAGACTGTTAAATTGCCACTAGTACCAAAAGATGATTACCAAAGAGAAGGTATAGACATTGGGAATGTGATCTAACAAGACTGCTAAGCTGTGTATACACAAGGCTCGGAAACCAAATCTACTACTGACACAAATGAAACAcattaagaagaaaaatcttATGCAAGTTTTTGAATTTTCGAGATCTCAACTCTAATGTTCACGAGAATTCACACCTATTACGTGATCTGAACAATTCACtacataaaaccaaaacacatcTAACAATGATACAACATGTCCTTGCTTTACTATACTTTCAATATATACACATTCTTACCATAACACAGATTCGATCAGCTCCTGCTCTTACTTTTACTAGTGAAAATGGTAGTGACAAAAAGTAATTatactttcatatatatatatatatatatatatattttgacaacAGAGACAATATTATTACatttaacaaattatataaaatataaaaataaaaatggagatAATACCAACAAAGTAGAGAGATATCACTTTCATTTTAACTGAATTTCCATATTATTCATGTATaaactttttattcaaaaaataatttacaaccTAATTCGGTAATTCCttcctaatatattttttttcttgatttcatttcataataatataatataaaaaatggttaaaacaataagaaaaaaaaaaaaaaaaaaaaaaaaaaaaaaaaaNNNNNNNNNNNNNNNNNNNNNNNNNNNNNNNNNNNNNNNNNNNNNNNNNNNNNNNNNNNNNNNNNNNNNNNNNNNNNNNNNNNNNNNNNNNNNNNNNNNNNNNNNNNNNNNNNNNNNNNNNNNNNNNNNNNNNNNNNNNNNNNNNNNNNNNNNNNNNNNNNNNNNNNNNNNNNNNNNNNNNNNNNNNNNNNNNNNNNNNNNNNNNNNNNNNNNNNNNNNNNNNNNNNNNNNNNNNNNNNNNNNNNNNNNNNNNNNNNNNNNNNNNNNNNNNNNNNNNNNNNNNNNNNNNNNNNNNNNNNNNNNNNNNNNNNNNNNNNNNNNNNNNNNNNNNNNNNNNNNNNNNNNNNNNNNNNNNNNNNNNNNNNNNNNNNNNNNNNNNNNNNNNNNNNNNNNNNNNNNNNNNNNNNNNNNNNNNNNNNNNNNNNNNNNNNNNNNNNNNNNNNNNNNNNNNNNNNNNNNNNNNNNNNNNNNNNNNNNNNNNNNNNNNNNNNNNNNNNNNNNNNNNNNNNNNNNNNNNNNNNNNNNNNNNNNNNNNNNNNNNNNNNNNNNNNNNNNNNNNNNNNNNNNNNNNNNNNNNNNNNNNNNNNNNNNNNNNNNNNNNNNNNNNNNNNNNNNNNNNNNNNNNNNNNNNNNNNNNNNNNNNNNNNNNNNNNNNNNNNNNNNNNNNNNNNNNNNNNNNNNNNNNttttttttttttttttaataatcttagTTGATGAACAACTCCTAATGTATGTGTTGTGATGGGTCTTTGATTGCTTATTATGTGTTTGAACTTTTGAAGTATGTTTGTTaaactgaaattgaaatttgaTGTTTTGTCTATGAATTTTTTGAAATCTGTGTTGTTTTTAGCTCAAGGGTTTGGGTTTAGCATTCTGTGTTTATAAGAGAGTAAGAAAAGCTAACCTAATTGGTGTTTGCAGGGAGTGTGTATTATTGAGCTATAATATATGGCTTCTATACAATTTGGAAGTACTTGTGTTGCTCAATGGAGTATTCGTCCTCAATTTGCAGTCAGAGCTTATTATCCCACCAGAGTCCAATCCACTCGCCAACAATagtatgattttgttttctttctggaTTGCATTTAGTAGTTCTTGACATAGAGTGGAATTGAAACTAGTTTTGGTTTATAGACTTTCAAAGAATTTTACTTTGTTCACTTTGCACATCTTAGTCTTCGTAGAGTTGTTATTATAAGTTAGTGTTGTGTGATTTCTAGACTGAAACTAGTTATATAATGGAGGGAAAGGAGGGAAGAGTTATATAATCTGAAATAGCATTAaaggttttttccttttcacaACCTTGCAGTTCCATGAACCAAATAAATTGTTTGGGAGCTTCAAAGTCGAGTATGTTCTCACATGGGTCCTTGCCTTTCTTGTCAATGACGGGAATGTCCAGTAATATGCATCCTCGCAGAGGATCTCGTTTCACTGTTAGAGCTGATGCCGTATGTCTTCCTATTCCCTTTTCAGAATTCGTTTATCTCCGCTTCACTAGTTATCATGATTTTGATTGCTTTCTTTTGGGTGATTGTGTCCAATTCTAGGATTACTATTCGGTACTCGGAGTTTCGAAAAACGCAACCAAATCTGAGATCAAAAGTGgtatgtttctgtttttctaaATGGGAGAAACTCCCTTGTATATGGATGATTTGCATCTATTCCAATGCATGATCAAACCCatggtttgtatttttttgtgttggttttGACTTGTACTCTTCGGTATGACACTGATTTTCTCTTCCTTGCTCTTGTTTCAGCTTACCGGAAGCTGGCTAGGAACTACCATCCAGATGTGAACAAGTAAGTGAAAAAAACTTCATTTGATGAAGATAGGTGCTGTATATCTTGACAACAAGAGGATAGGAATTAGGATCGATACTCAAGTACAAGATAAGAACCTTGATCTCTGTTAGCAAAATGTAAGATATGCCAAAAGAAACAAGATGACTGGAAAACTTAGAATTTAGATTATGTTGTTCTACAGATTGGGAAAACCAGGTGTACCTTCAAAACTCATATGCATTAGCGAAATACGAAATGCTCAGAAACTAAAATATAGAAGTATCAGTCTTCTTTGCCTTCAAGACTGATACTTCTAAGTTAGAAAATTGTGACCATCTTGTTTACATGTTTATTATGTGCTTACAGGGATCCTGGCGCAGAAGAGAAATTCAAAGAGATAAGTAATGCATATGAGGTGAAATGAAACCCAActtctcctttgtttctctaTTATGCAAGTTCAAACTTCtagagatgttttttttaacctttttaggTTTCTGTTGACTaaagaacaaaattttgttCTGCAGGTTTTATCAGATGATGAAAAGAAATCTCTTTACGATAGGTATGGTGAGGCCGGAGTTAAAGGTCCTGGTGGGATGGGAGGCATGGGGGTATGTTGTTCAAAATTTACAGATTTATTCTTTATTGACACTCGAAGCCAACTCTCTGATCacttcttggttttgtttttgtttttatattaacttTCAATAGGATTTCAGTAATCCGTTCGATCTATTCGAGTCACTATTCGAAGGCTTCGGTgggggaggaggaggtggaATGGGTAGAGGTTCAAGAAGCAGAGCCGTGGATGGTCAAGATGAGTATTACTCGCTAATCTTGAACTTCAAAGAAGCGGTTTTTGGgatggagaaagagatagagatatCTCGGCTCGAGAGCTGTGGGACTTGCGATGGTTCAGGTGCAAAACCGGGAACCACACCGACCAAATGCACCACGTGTGGCGGACAAGGTCAAGTGGTTTCATCGGCAAGAACTCCTCTCGGCGTGTTCCAACAAGTCATGACTTGTTCTTCCTGTAACGGTACTGGAGAGATCTCAACACCGTGTGGTACTTGCTCTGGAGATGGACGCGTGAGGAAGACGAAACGGATAAGTCTCAAAGTACCAGCCGGGGTCGATTCAGGTAGCCGGTTAAGAGTGAGAGGAGAAGGCAATGCCGGGAAGAGAGGCGGGTCACCGGGAGATCTGTTTGTTGTTATAGAAGTTATACCAGACCCGGTTTTGAAACGAGACGATACAAATATTCTCTACACTTGCAAGATATCGTATATTGATGCGATTTTAGGGACAACACTGAAAGTACCAACAGTGGATGGGACAGTAGATTTGAAAGTACCAGCAGGGACACAACCTAGCACGACGCTTGTGATGGCGAAAAAGGGAGTTCCAGTATTGAACAAGAGTAATATGAGAGGGGATCAGTTGGTGAGGGTGCAAGTGGAGATACCTAAGAGATTGAGcaaagaggagaagaaactTATTGAAGAGCTTGCTGATGTGAGCAAGAACAAGACTGCTAATAGCACCAGTAGATGATTAGAAACACAAATTTTTT from Camelina sativa cultivar DH55 chromosome 7, Cs, whole genome shotgun sequence includes the following:
- the LOC104702774 gene encoding chaperone protein dnaJ A6, chloroplastic; the protein is MASIQFGSTCVAQWSIRPQFAVRAYYPTRVQSTRQQYSMNQINCLGASKSSMFSHGSLPFLSMTGMSSNMHPRRGSRFTVRADADYYSVLGVSKNATKSEIKSAYRKLARNYHPDVNKDPGAEEKFKEISNAYEVLSDDEKKSLYDRYGEAGVKGPGGMGGMGDFSNPFDLFESLFEGFGGGGGGGMGRGSRSRAVDGQDEYYSLILNFKEAVFGMEKEIEISRLESCGTCDGSGAKPGTTPTKCTTCGGQGQVVSSARTPLGVFQQVMTCSSCNGTGEISTPCGTCSGDGRVRKTKRISLKVPAGVDSGSRLRVRGEGNAGKRGGSPGDLFVVIEVIPDPVLKRDDTNILYTCKISYIDAILGTTLKVPTVDGTVDLKVPAGTQPSTTLVMAKKGVPVLNKSNMRGDQLVRVQVEIPKRLSKEEKKLIEELADVSKNKTANSTSR